The nucleotide sequence CGCTGTCGACGAAATCGGCGGAGACCGCGCCGAGGGCGTGCCGGAACTCCGGTGCCCCGCCCAGGAGCGGGGTGACGGTGTCGAGCAGGTGCCAGCCGAGGTCCACGAGCGCGCCGCCGCCGGACAGCCGGCGGCTGGTGAACCAGCCTCCCGCGTCGGGCACTCCGCTCGCCCGGACCCAGGACAGGTCGAGGTGCCGCAGGGGGCCCAACTCGGGCGCGAGGGTCCGCAGGGCGTGGACGTCGGCGCGGTGGTGCGCGGCGCTGCCGGCCAACAGGACGGTGGAGCCCGCGCGTTCGGCCTCGGCGAGCAGGTCGGCCTCGGCGACGGTGAGGCACACCGGCTTCTCCAGGAACACCGCGATGCCCCGGCGGAGCAGCCGGGCGGCGACCGGCGCGTGCAGGTGGTTGGGCACGGCCACCACCGCGAGGTCGACGTGTGCGGGGTCGAGGGCGTCGGCGTCGGCCCACACCGGGACGTCGCCGCCCGCCGCGGCGCGGGCGGCCTCGTCGGGTTCCACCAGCGCGGTGATCCGGTAGCGGGGGTGGGCGTCGAGTCGGGGCCGCCACAGGGAGCGGCCCGCCCAGCCCAGCCCCACCAGCGCGACCCGGAGCACCGGGCCGCCGGGTGTGCCGGCGGCCGGGTCGCCGGCGGAGGTCACAGGGCGGCCAGGGCGTCGGCGAGGATTTCCGCGATGTCGTGGATCTGCCGCTCCCCGGCCAGCAGGGTGCGGTGGTGCAGCC is from Yinghuangia sp. ASG 101 and encodes:
- a CDS encoding Gfo/Idh/MocA family protein translates to MTSAGDPAAGTPGGPVLRVALVGLGWAGRSLWRPRLDAHPRYRITALVEPDEAARAAAGGDVPVWADADALDPAHVDLAVVAVPNHLHAPVAARLLRRGIAVFLEKPVCLTVAEADLLAEAERAGSTVLLAGSAAHHRADVHALRTLAPELGPLRHLDLSWVRASGVPDAGGWFTSRRLSGGGALVDLGWHLLDTVTPLLGGAPEFRHALGAVSADFVDSAARGADWRGTGGPGRPGDVEDSARGFLVTDDGVSVALRASWASHEPVDTTRITVEGAAGTATLTCTFGFSPNRRPAPVLTRTVDGVTTDIPLPHEPIGAEYDRQLDVLPARLADPAARGRAVAGARRTIAVIERLYAAAASPRPRPTPAGRPG